From Allorhodopirellula heiligendammensis:
GATTGACAACGTCGTTGTCGAGCCAGATCAAATTCGGATCGTGTACCGAATCAACTTCCCCCTTTTTGCGAAGAAAACTAGCAAAAACGGAAAAGAGAAAGTTTTGCACTTTTGTTGGAGGAGCGCTTTCACCCTTGTTAGCCAACATTCTGTTGGATGATCTTGACAAGGAACTCGAAGCGCGAGGACTGAACTTTGTACGTTATGCCGATGACTTCCTGGTGTTCGTAAAATCAGATGTCGCGGCCCGACGAGTGTTCGCTTCGGTCGAACGTTACCTCACAACGAAACTGAAACTGGCCGTTAACCGCGAGAAAAGTCGCGTGTGCCGTACCGATGGTGTCGAATTCCTCGGCTACCAGTTCCACGGCTACGGTGGCCAGATCCGTGTGAGTCCCAAGAACGTAAAGAAGTTCAAACAGCGGGCAAGCGAAATCTTGCGTCGCAATCGCGGCATTTCGATGACGCGACGCCTGAATGAACTTCGTCTCTATCTGCGAGGTTGGATTGATTATTTCGTGTTAGAACAACGCAAGAGCTTAGCGATGACGTTGGACAAGTGGCTACGGCGACGCGTCCGCGCGTGTTACTGGATCAACTGGCGCTTACCACGCACTCGGTTGAAGAAGTTGAAAGCTCTGGGCGTTTCACACGACGAAGCCTACCCCTTTGCCCATAGTGGCAAAGGCCCTTGGCGTCTCTCGATGACGTCTGGTGTTCAGCGTGCGATGTCGAACACTTGGCTGACTGGTCAGGGCCTGTTTGTATTAGCAGACCGATGGAGCGAGCTTGCTCCGAAGCGACGAACCGCCTAGTGCGGTCCCGCATGCTAGGTGGTGTGGGAGGGGTCCCGGGTAACCGGGCCCCTATCCCGATTGTGATGGTTACGTGATTCTTTCTTCCGCCCGCAAACCTTGCCGCGAGTTAGCCTATTGTACACGAACGGGTGGGAGTCCGATTATTGACCGGTGTTCGTTTCTCGCACCGCGTGTCCGTTCCATGTTCTCATGCCACCATTGTTCGAGTTGCGACACGTCGCGAGCCATTAAGTCATCGTAGAAAAGGGAGACGGGTAGTCCAATCTCAGACAGAGCATCGTGGACCGAAATGATGTCGACCTCGGGATCCTTCGCGGCGTCCAAGAGTGTTGGCACAGCATCATCTCCGATGCACGCGAGAGCGCGGGCTGCGTGAAGTACCGGTATCCGGTCCTCACGACTGCATGGTCCCTTCCAGCGATATTCAGGATTTCGCAGTTCGACCGCAAGCTGGTCGACTGGCGGGACGTCATACGATTCGCCGCAACCCGCAACGGCAAACAGCAGGAGAGCGAACAATTGGCTAGATTTATGAAGTGTGTTCAATTCAACTCACGTAACGGTTGCGACAACCGAGTCGCGACGAGTGATTCTCAATTGCCAACAACGGCGATTCCGCGACTTCGGTTCGTCGCATT
This genomic window contains:
- a CDS encoding reverse transcriptase domain-containing protein, translated to MRRKLAKTEKRKFCTFVGGALSPLLANILLDDLDKELEARGLNFVRYADDFLVFVKSDVAARRVFASVERYLTTKLKLAVNREKSRVCRTDGVEFLGYQFHGYGGQIRVSPKNVKKFKQRASEILRRNRGISMTRRLNELRLYLRGWIDYFVLEQRKSLAMTLDKWLRRRVRACYWINWRLPRTRLKKLKALGVSHDEAYPFAHSGKGPWRLSMTSGVQRAMSNTWLTGQGLFVLADRWSELAPKRRTA